The sequence CATGTCCGGGCCGCTGGCTATGGCCGCCTTGAACTTCTCCGGATGTTTCAGCACGGACTTCAGCCCGGCGAAGCCGCCCGAGGACGACCCCATGAAGGCCCAGCCGTCGCGGGACTTGAACGTACGGAAATTGGCCTTGGCCAGTTGGACGACGTCGTCCGTCAGCCAGGTCCCCATCTTCTGCCGGCCGGGTATGTCACTGCCGTCGTGGTACTGCGTGTCCGGGTTGAGCATCGGCATCACCACGATGAACGGGAGGCTCTTGCCCTCCTCGGTCCACCGGGTGAGGTTCTCCTGCAGCTCGATATCGCCGCCCACCCAGTAATTCGTGACGCCGCCGGACTCCTTCGGGCTGCCCAGGCCACCCGGCAGGGCTATCAGTACGGGAAATCCGCTCTTGGCGTATTTCGGGTCGTGGTACTCCTTCGGCGCCCAGACCCAGACGCTTCCGGTGACTCCGGATTTCGGGCCCTTCAGGGTCGTTCGCGCTATATGGGTGCCGTCGTCCAGGGTCCGGGTGATCCGGAAGTCGCTCTTGGGGCCGGTCGGCATGAGGGTGTCCGCGTCGGCGGGCTTGGCCCGCGCGGCGCTGTCGCCGGGGGCGCCGGCATTGAAGTCGACCGGGTTTCCGGTCTCCGAGCAGCCGGCGAGCAGCGCGCAGGCGGCGACGAGGGTGGCCACGAGCGCGACGGCAGAGGGGCGTTTCACGAGGGACTCCGCGACTGGATGATCAAGTGGAAGTGCCCATAAAGAGGGAAAAGATGCCGGGCAGGTTCCCTTGCCGGGCGCCGGCTTTCGGGGCTTCGTTCACTCATATGGAGTAATGCGTCCGCGGTGGTTGCCCTCGGGCGGCCTCCGGTTCGCTCAACGGGCACGGTCGTGCGGCCCGGCCGAGAATGCAGCGGTGAGCGATGAACACCGCAGTGAGGAACACCGCAGTGCCGAGGACCCCGCACCGCGCGCCATGCCGTGTGACGAGGAACGCAGGCTCGCCAGGAAGGCGCTGGCCGGCCGGGCACGGGACGCGGACGATCTGTCGTTGTTGACGGACATGCTGGGCCTGGACCCGAGCCGCGATCCGGACCACGAGGCGGCGTACGGCCGTCAGCCGGGCCGTGGCCAGGGAGCCGGGCGCGGCACCGGGCGCGAGCGGCGGCAGGAGCAGCGCCGTGACACCTGCCGTGACGCCCGGTCGCGCTGGGGCGGACCCGGGGCGTAAGCCACGCCCGGGCCCGCCCGCCGTTTCCTGCTGCTACCGGCAGGCCGCCCGGGGCAGCCGCACGGTCACGAAAGGGGCGGAGCCGCGCGTCCTTCCCCATGAGCGACCGTGTCGGCGCGTAAGGCGCGCGCCCGAGCCCGGGGGCCCGCCTCGTCAAACGCGCGGTCACGATGCCCAATGTCCGGCGACCCGCGCTCCCGACGCCTACCAGGGCAGCGGCCCCGCCGCATCGAAGTACCCCCCGGTGGGGCCGTCCGGGCCCACCTGCGCCATGCGGACGATGATCTCGGCCCCTTCCTCCACCGACTGGATCCCGGTGTGCCCGTTCAGGTCCGTCTTGGTGAAGCCGGGCTCCACCGCGTTGATCCGCATGTCAGGGAACGCCTTCGCGTACTGCACGGTGATCATGTTGACCGCGGTCTTCGACGCCGGGTAGGCGACTCCCGGGTAGGCGGCGGCGGGGTGGTCCGGGTCGGTCACGCGTGTGAGGGAGGCCAGGCCGCTGCTGACGTTGACCACGACCGCAGACGCGGACCGCTGCAGCAGCGGCAGGAATGCGTGGGTGACGCGTACCGTGCCGAAGACATTGGTCTCGAAGGCCTCCCGCATCATGTCGGCGGTGACCTCCGCGGCGCCGGCCACCTCGTTGTCCGGGCCGCGCACCTCGATGCCCGCGTTGTTGACCAGCACGTCGAGGCCGCCGTTGGTCTCGATGGTCCGCACCGCGGCCGCGACGGACGCATCGTCGGTGACATCGAGCTGTACGGCCCGGGCGCCGGCACCCAGTTGCCCGGCCGCCCGGCGGCCGCGGGCCGCGTCCCGGCTGCCGACGTAGACGGTGTGGCCCGCCGCGATGAGGCGTCGGGCGGTCTCGTAGCCGAGGCCCTTGTTCGCTCCGGTGACCAGTGTTGTCGTCATGCCTCCAGCATCCGTCCCGCCCTCCGCCGCAGCCAGGAGACCTGCCTTCCTGGGACCGGCAGTACCAGGAAGCCCCCCGGCGGTCAGGGCACACTGGTCGGATGGCGACGGCAGAGTTCGGCAAGGCGGTGCGCCGCTGGCGCGACCGGGTGGTGCCCGAAGCGGCGGGGCTGCCGGCCGGCGGGCAGCGGCGCGCGGCAGGCCTGCGCCGCGAGGAGCTGGCCCTGCTGGCCGGCATCTCGGTCGACTACGTCACCCGGCTCGAGCAGGGGCGTGCCACCCACCCCTCGGGCCAGGTCGTCGAAGCCCTGGCCCGGGCACTACGGCTGTCGGAAGAGGAGCGTGCGCATCTGTTCCGGATGGCCGGGCTCGCGCCGCCGGGCCCGGAGACGGTGCCGGCGTACCTCACCCCGAGCGTGCAGCGGCTGCTGGACCGGTTGACGGGACGCCCGTGGCGGTCTTCGACGCGTCCTGGACCCTGCTCGTGGCCAATGCGCCCTACGCGGCCCTGATGGGTGACCCGTCCGGCCGACGCGGCAACGAGCGCAACGGCGTATGGCGTCACTTCCTCGGCCCGGGCACCGGGGCCCGCCGCACACCGCAGGCGCAGCGCGACCACGAGGCGGCGCTCGTCGCCGACCTGCGCGCGGCCGCCGAGCGCTACCCGGCCGACCTGCGACTGCGGCGGCTGACAGCCGAACTGCGCGCGGGCAGCGAGCGGTTCGCCGAGCTGTGGGCCACGGGCGCCGTCGGCCGTCACGAACCCTCGCGCAAGACGATCGACCACCCTCGGGTCGGGCCCGTATCGCTGGACTGCGATGTCCTCACCGTGGCGGGCAGCGACCTGCGGATCATGGTCTACACGGCCGAACCCGGCACCGAGGACGCCGAACGCCTCGCCCTCCTCACCGTCCTCGGCACCCAGGACCTTGCCGACCCCGCCCGCTGAGGCGCTCCGCCGGATATCGCTCTACCTGTCCGCCGGCTGCGGGTGGCCGTGAGCCGGGGACTCCGGCCGACGGCTACGGGACGGCCCTCAGCTGAAGAGGAGGTCCACGTCCTTCTCGACGCAGAGCTGCAGGACGACCACCAACTGGCGGACGTCGTCGAGGTGTCGTGGGAGGAGGGGAGCGGCGCTTGCCCGGTACCGGTGGTCGCCGATCTCCCGCAGGCGAGGCAGCATCGCGGCGCATTGGGCGGGTGTGAGATCGGGACCGGCGTCGTCGGGGTGATCGAGGAGGGGTGCCAGCGTGGTGGAGACGTCGTTCCACGGGCGCTGTCCGCCGAAGCCGTGCATGTCGTCGAGCGTGAAGCCCTCAGCTCGCGCCAGCCACTGCCGGAACACTCCGAAGCTGGTGTAGGACCAGCAGACATCCGGGCTGCCGGTGTCGTCGTCTCCCGGGAACAGCACGAGCCCCATCATGTCCTCCTTGCCGAGGGAGCACACAGGATCGGCCGGGACACGGGCGAGGGCAACCGAAATGATCTCCCTGTGGTGCTGAGCGGCCCTGCTCAGCTCTGCACGGGGGGCAGGAGGCGGGAGCAGGTGGAGCGGGCGACGAAGGCGATGCCGTCGTAGTCCTCGGCCGGGACGAGTGGTGCCACGTGGAAGCGGTAGGCGAACCGCGGCACGCCGGCACCGAAGCTGCGGTGCAGGTGCGTGGTGTGCAGCCACCGGGCGGCTTCGGGTGAGGGGCCGGCGGTGCGCAGGTCGGCGTAGTAATCGCCGGGGACGGATTGTGCGAGGCGCGCTTCGAGGGAGCGGATTCCGGTGCCGATGCGGTTCCGGCGCGGTGGGCCCTGCAGGTCGTTGACGCGGCGGGCGAGGAAGGAGCCCTTGCCGAAGAGCAGGGCCAGCGCGTAGTAGCTGTCGCCGTAGCGTTCTCGGAGTCTGCTGCCGAGCGCGGGCACTCCGTCGCCGTATGTGCCCTTGGTGAGGTGTCCGTTGTGGGCCCAGAGCAGGACGCGTGCTGAGGGGCTGTCGTCGACGAGCCCTGCCACGGCGTCGGCCATATAGCGGTCACGGGCGGCGAACACGCTGTGTTCCCCGGGGTGCATTTCGGGAGAGCGGGTCACCAGATCGGCGGCGCGGGTGAGGATCCGGGCGTGTTCCAGGGCCTCGTGCGCGGTATCCGCTGTGGTGTGCCGGGCGAACCGCTCCCGGTGGTCCTCCAGGAAGCCGGCAAGTGCCTCGACGCGGCGCAGGAGGGCCTGATCCGGGTCGGGCCGGGAAGCGGGCTGGGCCTGCTTGAGCACCTGCAGTTCCTCCACGTCCTGCACCCGCTCGGGCGCCACCTGGCGCAGGAAGGCGGCGACCGCCTCGAGCGAGTCGGTGCAGCGCTGGGGGTCTATGCCGACGAAGCGAACCCGCCGGCTCTCGGGGAGGCCGCGGTTGTGGGCGCGCAGCCATTCGACGAGGCCGAGCATTTCCTCGGTACGCCAGGTCCAGAACCCCAGGCGGGTGATCAGCCGCGCGGGGTCGCCGGTGCCGTACCGCACGTATGTGTCCAGGGCCCGGGCGGCAGATGCGCCGGCCTCCAGGGCGAAGGTGGTGAAGCCCGCCTCGCGCACCAGGAATTCGACGATCCGGTGCTTCAGCCGGAAGAACTCGCGGGTGCCGTGGGTGGACTCGCCCAGGCCCACGATCCGCACGTCCCGCAGCGCCGCCCCGAGCGGTTCGAGGTCCTGGTGGGGCGCGCCCGGTGTCAGCGTGCCGAGTGGCCTGGCGTGCTCGGTCAGCCAGCGTGCGATGTCATCGGGCACCGTGGTGCGTCTCCTTCCGGCGTGCGGCCGGGCGGCGCCTCGGCGCGCCCGTGCTCCCGCACCTGACCATGTGTCTGTGTCTGTGTCTGTATCTGTCCCTGCTCCCGGCACACGGCACCGCGAGGAGGCCCTGGGGTCTCGCACGGCGCCCGGGTGTCAGTGCTCGGAGTACACGCCCGCGACGTGGACGACAACTTCGTTCCCACCCGCTCGACCGTATTCGGCCAATTGCTCGACGATGTCCTCGGGCGAGCCGTGATGCCCCGTGCCGGTGCCGGTGCCACACTTGGCGGGAAGGATCATCGTGCCGCCGCCAGCCCGAGGAGGCCGTGCCCGTGGCCGACAAAGGCACCGCCAAAGGCGAGATCCCGGCGCCGCCCGTGCGCCGCCCCCGTGTCCTGGTCACCGGCGCCACCGGTTACATCGGCGGGCGTCTGGTCCCCGAACTGCTCGCGGCTGGATACGCCGTACGGGCGCTGGCCAGGACGCCGGAGAAGCTGCGTGACCACCCCTGGGCCCCGGACACCGAGATCCTGCGCGGCGATGTCACCGACGCCGAGTCGGTCCGTAGCGCCATGGACGGTGTCGAGGTCGCCTACTACCTGGTGCACGCCCTGGGCAGCGGCCGGAGCTTCGAGGACACCGACCGCAGGGCCGCGGAGATCTTCGCCCGGCAGGCCCGCGCCGCCGGCGTGCGCCGGATCGTCTACCTCGGCGGTCTCGGCCCCCGGGGCATCCCGGAGCGGGACCTGTCGCCCCACCTGCGCTCCCGCGCCGAGGTCGGCGGCATCCTGCTGGCCTCCGGTGTCCCCACCGCGGTCCTTCGCGCAGCCGTCATCATCGGCTCCGGCTCGGCCTCGTTCGAGATGCTGCGCTACCTCACCGAGCGGCTGCCGGTCATGGTCACGCCGAGCTGGGTGCGTACCCGCATCCAGCCGGTCGCGGTCCGCGATGTGCTGCGCTACCTCGTGGGCTGTGCCGGCCTCCCCGGTGACGTCAGCCGTACCTTCGACATCGGCGGGCCCGACATCCTCACCTACCGCGACATGATGCAGCGCTACGCACGGGTCGCCGGGCTGCCCGAACGGCTGATCCTCCCCGTCCCGATGCTCACCCCACGCCTGTCCAGCCTCTGGATCGGACTGGTCACCCCCGTGCCCCCCGGCCTGGCCCGGCCACTGGCCGAATCGCTGCGCTACGAGGTCGTCTGCCACGAGCACGACATCGCCCGCTACGTCCCCGCCCCCGACCCACCGGGCCACCCCCTCGCCTTCGACGATGCCCTGGAACTGGCGCTGCGCCGGGTACGGGACGCCGAGGTCACCACCCGCTGGTCCAACGCCGCGGTGCTCGGCGCGCCGAGCGATCCGCTGCCCACCGACCCCGACTGGTCCGGTGGCAGCCTCTACACCGACCGGCGGGAGCGGACCGTGGACGCCCCGCCCGAGGTGCTGTGGCGGGTGGTCGAGGGCATCGGCGGGGACAACGGCTGGTACTCGTTCCCGCTGGCCTGGTCGCTGCGCGGCTGGCTGGACCGGCTGGTCGGCGGGGTCGGGCTGCGCCGCGGCCGACGGGACGCGGGCCGTCTGCGGGTCGGGGACTCGCTCGACTTCTGGCGGGTCGAGGAGGTGGTCCCGGGCCGGCTGCTGCGGCTGCGCGCCGAGATGCGCCTGCCGGGGCTGGCCTGGCTGGAGCTGACGGTCGGCCGTGACGCCGAGGGCCGCACGCGCTACGGCCAGCGGGCCCTGTTCCACCCGCACGGACTGACCGGCCATGCGTATTGGTGGTCCATCTCCCCGTTCCACGCCGCGGTGTTCGGCGGGATGGCCCGTAATATCGCGGCCGCTGCGGCAGCCGAGCACCAGGCCCGCCCGGCGTGAACGCCCCGAGGACACAGCGGAATCCGCGGCTGCTCGCGCCGGATTCCGGGACCCTTGGCATGCTGGTGCCATGACGGAGGCCGGGCGTGCGCGGGAGCGGGCAGTGGTGGTGGGGGCGGGGCCGAACGGTCTGGCCGCGGCGGTCACCCTGGCCCGCAGTGGGCTGCAGGTGACGGTCTTCGAGGCGGCCGACGAGATCGGCGGCGGGGTCCGCAGCGGTGAACTGTCCGTCCCCGGGGTGCTGTTCGACCACTGTTCCTCGACGCATGTGATGGGCGCCGGCTCCCCGTATTTGCGCACCCTCGATCTCGCGCCGTACGGGCTGGAGTGGCTGTGGCCCGAGATCGACCTGGCACACCCGGTGGACTCCGGAGGCGCCGGAGCGCTGTACCGGTCCGTGGGGCGGACCGCCGCCGGGCTCGGCGCCGACGGCCCCGCCTGGCGGCGGCTGTTCGGGCCGCTGGCCGCCGACGCGGAGGCGCTGACCGACGAGGTCATGCGGCCGCTCCTCAAGGTGCCCGGCCACCCGTTCCGGCTTGCCCGCTTCGGTCTGCACGCCCTGCAGCCGGCCACGCTGATCGCGCACCGTTTCCGCACGGAGGCGGGCCGCGGTCTCTTCGGCGGGGCGGCGGCCCATCTCTTCGGCCCGCTGAGCCGGCCGCTCGGTGCGTCCGTGGGGCTCATGATCATCGCGGCCGGGCACCGGTACGGCTGGCCGGTGGCCAAGGGAGGCTCCGGGGCCATCGCCACGGCGCTGGCCGCACTGCTCACCGAGGCCGGCAGCCGGATCGAGACCGGCGTCCCGATCCGCTCGCTCGATGAACTCCCGCCCGCATCCACGGTGTTGCTCGATCTGATGCCGGCCGCCGCCGCAGCGCTGATCGGCGACCGGCTGCCGCCCCGGGTACGCCGCGCCTACGCCCGCTACCGGCCCGCCCCCGGTGCGTTCAAGCTCGATCTGACGGTCGAGGGCGGGGTGCCCTGGCGCGCCGAGGCCTGCCGGCGGGCCGGAACGGTGCACCTCGGCGGCGGCTTCGAGCAGATCGCCCACGCGGAGCGGGAGGTCCATCTCGGGCGGATGCCGGCGCGGCCGTTCCTCCTGGTCTCCCAGCAGTACCTCGCCGACCCGGGCCGCTCCGCAGGTGGCCTCCATCCCGTCTCCGCGTACGCACATGTGCCGCACGGCTACACCGGCGATGCCACCGCCGCGATGCTGGCGCAGTTCGAGCGCTTTGCGCCGGGGACACGGGAACGCATCGTGGCCGCCACCGCCACCTCGGCCGCCGAGCTGGAACGGGGCAACGCCAATCTCGCCGGCGGCGACATCATCGGCGGCGCGAACACCCCGTTGCAGCTCACCCTGCGTCCCCGCGTCGCCCTCGACCCGTACCGCACCGGCGCCCCCGGGGTCTTCCTCTGCTCGGCGGCCACCCCACCGGGAGCCGGCGCCCACGGGATGAGCGGCCACAATGCGGCCCGGTCCGCGCTACGGGCGCTGGGCAGGGCCTGACCGGAGACGCCCGGAAGGCGGGTTCCCGGGCGCGCTGCCCGGGAACCCGCCCTCACGATCTGCTCAGTGGCGCGTGTGGTGCGTGACGACACCGGCCGCCATCCGGCCGCAGTTCGAGCCGGAAACGTTGACGCTGACCGTCTCGATCGTGCCGCCCCAGTCCACGCAGATGCCCTTGGCGGGCAGGTAGACGGGACCGGCGTACGAGGTGTACTTCCCCTCGTCGTAAACCCAGCCGGAACCGCCGTTGGTGGCGGAGAGATACGTGTACATGTACACCGGCTTACCCGGGCTGTTCCGCACCGTCACCACGCAGTTCTTTCCGGTCTTTGCGCTGTACGTCAGGTACACGGTCCCCTTTCCGGTGACCGGTACGGAATTCACTACGCTGTAGCCGCTTCCGCAGGCTCCGTTGTACGCGGCGGCCTTTGTGGTCGCGGAAGCGGTGGTGGCCGCTGTCATCGTGGCGATACTCGCCACGGCCAGCACTGCGGATCCTGCGATGGCACGTGAACGCTTCATCTGAATTACCCCCGTTGGGTGAGTGCGTCGCGTGGTCTTTTCGCAGTGTTGGACAACGGCCGGCCGCGGATGGTTGCACCGCGGAAGGTAATTCACCTTTGTTCGAACGGAGTTGTCCAAAAACCGTACGCGGGCGGTGCGCGGCGGACGCGGGCGCACAACGGCCGGTCCCCGGCGCCACAAGAGGCGCCGGGGACCGGCCGGGAGCGTGGGGCGAGGAGCGGTATCAGCTGCCCTTCGCGAGGACCTTGAGGCGGGTGTACGTGCCGTTGAAGCGGTTGCGGTCGCCGACCGAGTGGCCCGAGGAGGTGTGCTGCCAGATGCTGTGGTACTCCCAGCCGCGCGGCAGCGAGCCGACGGACGAGCCGTAGCGGGGGATCCACAGCGGATTCGTCCTGCCGAACTTGCCGGAGTTGCCGGTGCAGCGCTTCCACCAGTTGGTGGAGGTGTAGATGACCGGGTAGCGGCCGGTCTCCTCCCGGTAGGTCAGCACGAAGTCGCGGATCCAGCTGACCATCGACTTGTGGCTCTTGCCGTAGCAGGTCGCGCCGTAGGGGTTGTACTCCATGTCGAGCGCGCCGGGCAGCGTCCTGCCGTCCCTGGACCAGTCGCCGCCGTGATCGGCGAAGTACTCCGCCTGGGAACTGCCGCTGGAGTGGTCGGGCAGCGCGAAGTGGTACGCGCCGTGGATCATGCCGGAGGAGTACGAGCCCCGGTACTGCTGTGCGAAGTACGGGTTCGTGTAGCTGGTCCCCTCGCTGGCCTTGACATACGCGAAGCGCACCCCGGACTTGTGCAGCGTCTTCCAGTGGACCCTGCGGTTGTGGCTGGAGACATCGACGCCGGACACGGCTCTTCTGGACGACGCCTGCGGCTCCAGGCCACCTGCCCGGATGCCCGTGCTGCTGCCCTCGTGGGCCACGATGGTGGAACCCATCCAGTCCTGTTCGGGGTGGGCGGGTCTCTTCTCGGAGTCCGACGCCGTGGCGGAGCCGGGCAGCGCGAGGGGCAGAGCGAGCACGGAGAGAAGAGAGACGAGAGTTCCGGCCGCAAGAGGGACTGTACGGCGGGCCGGACCGGATCTGCGCAAGGGCATCGCATGCCTCCGAAGGCCTTCGGTTGAGTCAGGTTCGGCAGCTTTTGAGCAGAATCCTGCCGATAAGAGACTTATACGCAGAACTGCCTGACGCTATGGCCCAACAGGCCGTCGGTCCGCCGACCGGTCCCACATCTCACCCGTCCGGCGGTCAGCAGCGGATGCCCGCGCCCCCGGGGCCCGGCCCCGGTGTCGCACGACAGAGCGAAGCGGGCCCCGGCATCGCCGGGACCCGCTCCACCGCGCAGCGGCGAACGCGCCATTCCGCCGCTTCGCAAGCTGCCTTATGCCGAGCCTGTCGGCTCGCTTGTGTGGTCCGTCATGCCCATGGCCTCATTCGGCTGGGGCGGCCGGGAGGGCCGGCGACGGCCTTTCCGCTCCCTCGGCTCAGTAGGCCGAGTTGACCTTGTCGATCGAGCCGTACTTGTCGGCCGCGTAGTTGGCCGCGGCGGTGATGTTGGCAACCGGGTCGGTGAGGTTCTTCGGCGTACCGGACACGTGGTAGCTGTTGAAGGTGGGCTGGATCACCTGCAGCAGGCCCTTGGACGGCACACCGTTGACCGCGTTGACGTCCCAGTTGTTGACGGCGTTGGGGTTACCGGCGGACTCCCGCATGATGTTGCGGTGCAGGCCCTCGTAGGAGCCGGGGATGCCCTTGGCCTTCATGATGTCCAGGGACTGGCGGATCCAGCCGTCCAGGTTGTTCGAGTAGTTCTTGACGTCGGTGCGCTCGGCGGAGCGGCTGGCGGCCTGCTGGGTGCTGTGCTGCTTGGCGACGTCGGCGACCTTGACGTGGTCGGCGACCGAGGCGGTCACGGCACGGCCGGTCTTGGCGTCGTCGGCCTTGCCCGGCTGGCCCTTCGCATCGACGGGCTGCACGGCGGCCGGGGCGTGTGCGGACGCCGCCTGAGCGGTGGCCGGAGCCGCGGTCATCGCCAGGCCCGAGGTGGCACCCGCGGCGGCCAGAACGGCCACGGCGATCTTGTGGGTGCGGGTGATACGGGCAGCGCGGGGCAGGGTGAAGCTAGGCATGCAGATTGACCTCTTCCAGGTACTGGGGACGGGGAGGCGGCCTTTTTGGCGGCGCGTTCCGCACCGGAGGTCTTTGCTGCGATCGCCTTGGGGCGTAAGTCGCAAGCTCGCTCTCAGTGCGTCGGAATCCATGGTTAACGCCGGTCCCGAATCGAGGCAATAGTGCTCGGTACTACTCATCTTCGTGAGGTAAACCCGGATACCTGAAGTGATAAGCGTTTCTGGCGGCGTTGGCCCGGAATGGCGGCACGGAAATCAACTAGGCAAGCTCGTACGTGACGTACGTCGCGTGCCCCGAGTCACCTGAGAGGGCCTTCAAAGGCCGCTCGACCGGTCCGCATAAGTTGCCTGGCTCACACCGGAATTACCGGTCTCCGGTGCCGTTTTACACGCGGAAGCCGGCAGATTTATCCCGGCAACTGCCCGGTGCGGCGGCCGGACAATCTCCAAATGTGGTGCGGCGCACTGCGTCCGGGGCCCAATAGGGCCGCAATTGTGCGCTGATTCACGAGCGCGGGCAGGGTCTTGCTTCGCTGAGGCGTGGCACGGGGAAGGGCGCATGCCGGATGGGCCGGTGGCGAGTCCTCGGTACGGCGATACGGCGGTGCTGCTGGTCCGTTCGCAGCAGCCCCCGGAGCTGTCGCATGACTACGGGCCCTCGGCTCCCCGATGGTGGCACCGCACACAGTCATCACTCATCGTAGGGACGTGCTCATGCTCCGTCGTCGTCTTGCCGTCGTTCTCACCGGTCTTCTCGTCTCGGGCTTCCTTGCCACGGGCGTCGCCGCCGCGGCCCCGGCCGACAGTCACCGCCAGCCCGGCTGGCACCGCGACCACCCGCTCACCCCCAGGGAGCGGGCGGGAGTTCGCCTCGCCGCCCAGATCCTCGACACCCTCTTCGGTGGCGGCACGGTGCGACGCGACCGCTTCTGACCCGCGGCGCAGGGCCCGGGCACCCGGTACGGGAGCCGGCGTCCGGCACCCGCGCCGGACGGCAACGGCAAGAGCCATGGCGCCGGAAGGGGCCTCGGCGAGGTCAACCGCAACGGCAACCGCAACGACAACGGCAATGGCCCCACCCGCGAGATGCGGGCAGGGCCACTGCCGTTGCCATGCCTGGCGCCGCACAGCGGCGCCGGTATCAGTCTGCTCCGACCGTCCGCACGGTCGCGTCGCTCCGGCTCAGTAGGCCG is a genomic window of Streptomyces sp. Edi2 containing:
- a CDS encoding alpha/beta hydrolase-fold protein — encoded protein: MKRPSAVALVATLVAACALLAGCSETGNPVDFNAGAPGDSAARAKPADADTLMPTGPKSDFRITRTLDDGTHIARTTLKGPKSGVTGSVWVWAPKEYHDPKYAKSGFPVLIALPGGLGSPKESGGVTNYWVGGDIELQENLTRWTEEGKSLPFIVVMPMLNPDTQYHDGSDIPGRQKMGTWLTDDVVQLAKANFRTFKSRDGWAFMGSSSGGFAGLKSVLKHPEKFKAAIASGPDMVPDSPLWAGHRAQRDANDPAKLAQRLLQKGGPDIYLAFQAGTREPAAVTSAIQGFRRTYGKGPVHTAMQLIPGGRHNAWDYQKGMAAGSIKFISDRMKAPVASGS
- a CDS encoding SDR family NAD(P)-dependent oxidoreductase; protein product: MTTTLVTGANKGLGYETARRLIAAGHTVYVGSRDAARGRRAAGQLGAGARAVQLDVTDDASVAAAVRTIETNGGLDVLVNNAGIEVRGPDNEVAGAAEVTADMMREAFETNVFGTVRVTHAFLPLLQRSASAVVVNVSSGLASLTRVTDPDHPAAAYPGVAYPASKTAVNMITVQYAKAFPDMRINAVEPGFTKTDLNGHTGIQSVEEGAEIIVRMAQVGPDGPTGGYFDAAGPLPW
- a CDS encoding erythromycin esterase family protein is translated as MPDDIARWLTEHARPLGTLTPGAPHQDLEPLGAALRDVRIVGLGESTHGTREFFRLKHRIVEFLVREAGFTTFALEAGASAARALDTYVRYGTGDPARLITRLGFWTWRTEEMLGLVEWLRAHNRGLPESRRVRFVGIDPQRCTDSLEAVAAFLRQVAPERVQDVEELQVLKQAQPASRPDPDQALLRRVEALAGFLEDHRERFARHTTADTAHEALEHARILTRAADLVTRSPEMHPGEHSVFAARDRYMADAVAGLVDDSPSARVLLWAHNGHLTKGTYGDGVPALGSRLRERYGDSYYALALLFGKGSFLARRVNDLQGPPRRNRIGTGIRSLEARLAQSVPGDYYADLRTAGPSPEAARWLHTTHLHRSFGAGVPRFAYRFHVAPLVPAEDYDGIAFVARSTCSRLLPPVQS
- a CDS encoding SDR family oxidoreductase, whose amino-acid sequence is MRRPRVLVTGATGYIGGRLVPELLAAGYAVRALARTPEKLRDHPWAPDTEILRGDVTDAESVRSAMDGVEVAYYLVHALGSGRSFEDTDRRAAEIFARQARAAGVRRIVYLGGLGPRGIPERDLSPHLRSRAEVGGILLASGVPTAVLRAAVIIGSGSASFEMLRYLTERLPVMVTPSWVRTRIQPVAVRDVLRYLVGCAGLPGDVSRTFDIGGPDILTYRDMMQRYARVAGLPERLILPVPMLTPRLSSLWIGLVTPVPPGLARPLAESLRYEVVCHEHDIARYVPAPDPPGHPLAFDDALELALRRVRDAEVTTRWSNAAVLGAPSDPLPTDPDWSGGSLYTDRRERTVDAPPEVLWRVVEGIGGDNGWYSFPLAWSLRGWLDRLVGGVGLRRGRRDAGRLRVGDSLDFWRVEEVVPGRLLRLRAEMRLPGLAWLELTVGRDAEGRTRYGQRALFHPHGLTGHAYWWSISPFHAAVFGGMARNIAAAAAAEHQARPA
- a CDS encoding NAD(P)/FAD-dependent oxidoreductase, coding for MTEAGRARERAVVVGAGPNGLAAAVTLARSGLQVTVFEAADEIGGGVRSGELSVPGVLFDHCSSTHVMGAGSPYLRTLDLAPYGLEWLWPEIDLAHPVDSGGAGALYRSVGRTAAGLGADGPAWRRLFGPLAADAEALTDEVMRPLLKVPGHPFRLARFGLHALQPATLIAHRFRTEAGRGLFGGAAAHLFGPLSRPLGASVGLMIIAAGHRYGWPVAKGGSGAIATALAALLTEAGSRIETGVPIRSLDELPPASTVLLDLMPAAAAALIGDRLPPRVRRAYARYRPAPGAFKLDLTVEGGVPWRAEACRRAGTVHLGGGFEQIAHAEREVHLGRMPARPFLLVSQQYLADPGRSAGGLHPVSAYAHVPHGYTGDATAAMLAQFERFAPGTRERIVAATATSAAELERGNANLAGGDIIGGANTPLQLTLRPRVALDPYRTGAPGVFLCSAATPPGAGAHGMSGHNAARSALRALGRA
- a CDS encoding spore-associated protein A, which produces MKRSRAIAGSAVLAVASIATMTAATTASATTKAAAYNGACGSGYSVVNSVPVTGKGTVYLTYSAKTGKNCVVTVRNSPGKPVYMYTYLSATNGGSGWVYDEGKYTSYAGPVYLPAKGICVDWGGTIETVSVNVSGSNCGRMAAGVVTHHTRH
- a CDS encoding lysozyme, which translates into the protein MPLRRSGPARRTVPLAAGTLVSLLSVLALPLALPGSATASDSEKRPAHPEQDWMGSTIVAHEGSSTGIRAGGLEPQASSRRAVSGVDVSSHNRRVHWKTLHKSGVRFAYVKASEGTSYTNPYFAQQYRGSYSSGMIHGAYHFALPDHSSGSSQAEYFADHGGDWSRDGRTLPGALDMEYNPYGATCYGKSHKSMVSWIRDFVLTYREETGRYPVIYTSTNWWKRCTGNSGKFGRTNPLWIPRYGSSVGSLPRGWEYHSIWQHTSSGHSVGDRNRFNGTYTRLKVLAKGS
- a CDS encoding transglycosylase SLT domain-containing protein, giving the protein MPSFTLPRAARITRTHKIAVAVLAAAGATSGLAMTAAPATAQAASAHAPAAVQPVDAKGQPGKADDAKTGRAVTASVADHVKVADVAKQHSTQQAASRSAERTDVKNYSNNLDGWIRQSLDIMKAKGIPGSYEGLHRNIMRESAGNPNAVNNWDVNAVNGVPSKGLLQVIQPTFNSYHVSGTPKNLTDPVANITAAANYAADKYGSIDKVNSAY